CACGCCGAAGGTGATGTTGTCGTAGATGGACATCGGGAACGGCGTCGGCTTCTGGAACACCATGCCCACTTTGGCGCGCAGCAGGTTGACGTCGATGTCGCGCCCCAGGATGTTCTGGCCGTCCAGCATGATTTCGCCCTCGGCGCGCAGGCCGGGGTAGAGCTCGTACATGCGGTTGAAGGTGCGCAGCAGCGTGGATTTGCCGCAGCCGGACGGGCCGATGAAGGCAGTCACCTTGCGGGGAGCGATTTCCAGCTGGATGCCCTTGAGCGCGTGGAAATTGCCGTAGAAGAAGTTCAGGTCGCGGACTTCGAGCTTGGAGGCGTTGCTGGTCATGGTTGTCATGCCTTAATTCGATTGAGACTTGCTGCCGCCCATCCAGCGGGCGACGATGTTCAGGGCGAGAACGCTGAAAGTGATCAGCAGCGAGCCGGCCCAGGCCAGGTGGTGCCAATCCTCGTAGGGGCTCATCGCGAACTGGAAGATCACGATGGGCAGGTTGGCCATCGGCTGGTTCATATTGCTGTTGAAGAACTGGTTGTTCAGCGCAGTGAACAACAGCGGCGCGGTTTCGCCTGAGATGCGCGCCACGGCCAGCAGGATGCCGGTGAGCACGCCGGCCTTGGCCGCGCGCAGCGTCACGGTCAGCGTGACCTTCCACTGCGGCGCGCCCAGCGCGGCGGCGGCTTCGCGCAGGCTGTTCGGCACCAGGCGCAGCATGTTCTCGGTGGTGCGCACCACGACCGGGATCACCAGGATGGCCAGGGCGAAGGAGCCGGCCCAGCCGGAGAAGTGGCCGACCGACACCACGTACACCTCGTACACGAACAGGCCGATCACGATGGAAGGCGCCGACAGCAGGATGTCGTTGATGAAGCGGGTGGCCGGCGCCAGCCAGCCGCGCTGGCCGAATTCGGCCAGGTAAATGCCGGCCAGGATGCCGATCGGCGTGCCGAACAGCGTGCCGAAGGCCGTCATCACCAGGCTGCCGTAGATGGCGTTGGCCAGTCCGCCGGCGGAGCCTGGCGGCGGCGTGCTCTCGGTGAACACTTGCCAGTTGATGCCGGACAGGCCGTGCTGCAGCAGCGTGAACAGAATCCAGAACAGCCAGAACAGGCCGAAGGCCATGGTCAGCATCGACGCGGCCATGGTCAGGCGATTGGTCAGCCGGCGCCGGCGGTAGACGGCGCTATCCTGTTTCAGGCTAAGGGCGGGCGCGGTGCGCAAGGCGTCGTTCATTGTCGCTTGGCTCATCGTGGTAACGTCTTCTTTCATCTCAGGAAGGCTTGCCTTCCTGCTTCTTCAGGCGGAGCAGCAGCAGCTTGGAGCAGGACAACACCACG
This genomic window from Chromobacterium phragmitis contains:
- the pstA gene encoding phosphate ABC transporter permease PstA produces the protein MNDALRTAPALSLKQDSAVYRRRRLTNRLTMAASMLTMAFGLFWLFWILFTLLQHGLSGINWQVFTESTPPPGSAGGLANAIYGSLVMTAFGTLFGTPIGILAGIYLAEFGQRGWLAPATRFINDILLSAPSIVIGLFVYEVYVVSVGHFSGWAGSFALAILVIPVVVRTTENMLRLVPNSLREAAAALGAPQWKVTLTVTLRAAKAGVLTGILLAVARISGETAPLLFTALNNQFFNSNMNQPMANLPIVIFQFAMSPYEDWHHLAWAGSLLITFSVLALNIVARWMGGSKSQSN